One Mya arenaria isolate MELC-2E11 chromosome 7, ASM2691426v1 genomic window carries:
- the LOC128240521 gene encoding uncharacterized protein LOC128240521 has protein sequence MIWLRSYIVVVALMITTCGADRLARLERQMKLVKGFQSFVELRLDALEGDFGTLTKRVSNLESLVTSFDNDTGDADSGSSRTGNTEAKLHTEPELNDIKNTLTMYKHSFEKHKKELIDVNYVVNDTLSAFLSNASKTVDTLVNTVSDHIRNSTDNISASLEKNVYATRVHVKNETVQLEKKVEELIGRANEVVGIIDEQRSTIEDGIMVTIRGLHITWSDWSAWSDCSKSCDKGRRSRHRSCYVPPTFTDGICNGDDTETEECVIHEFCSYLSEWSPWSRCSRTCNNGTMTRNRTCHTPASLTATCQENITESQTCLTSLECPVDGQWSLWSTWSNCSVFCGDGVVTRNRSCSNPSPLNGGRVCPGQDILTKPCNLRPCIKYDCSDVLKLGLSRGSGVYRITLWNTDKEVDVYCDMDTDGGGWTVFQRRLDGSVDFNRRFVEYEQGFGSLDGEFWMGLGLLHSVTSRANMTLRMDVSLPNGTTGFDEYSGFYISPPDQYNFNVDRRINSAGMSGSYLLSDIGDDRDFNHQPFSTYDRDVDKWLSGNCARNYGGGWWYNYCTYSNLNAQYNSGGFYYYSFQRYTTLKTSAIMLRLSN, from the exons ATGATTTGGTTACGTTCATACATTGTTGTGGTGGCGTTGATGATAACGACATGTGGTGCAGACAGGTTGGCAAGATTGGAACGCCAAATGAAACTGGTGAAAGGCTTTCAGTCATTCGTTGAGTTA AGATTGGACGCACTTGAAGGAGATTTTGGCACATTAACTAAGAGGGTTTCCAATCTTGAATCTCTTGTAACCTCGTTCGATAACGATACAGGGGACGCTGACAGTGGCAGTTCAAGGACCGGGAATACTGAAGCCAAACTACATACAGAACCAGAACTAAACGACATCAAAAACACGCTCACAATGTATAAACATTcctttgaaaaacataaaaaggaaTTAATCGATGTAAATTATGTGGTCAACGACACATTGTCAGCGTTTCTTTCGAACGCTTCAAAAACTGTTGACACATTAGTCAACACTGTCAGTGACCATATAAGAAACAGCACTGATAATATATCAGCTTCTTTGGAAAAG AACGTCTATGCAACACGGGTACATGTCAAAAACGAAACGGTTCAGctagaaaaaaaagttgaagaGCTAATAGGCAGAGCAAATGAAGTTGTTGGCATCATTGATGAGCAGAGATCTACAATAGAAGACGGTATAATGGTCACCATCAGGGGGC TTCACATTACCTGGAGTGACTGGTCTGCATGGTCCGACTGTTCTAAGTCATGTGACAAGGGCAGAAGAAGTAGACACAGGTCATGTTATGTTCCTCCCACTTTTACTGATGGCATTTGCAATGGTGATGATACAGAAACAGAGGAATGCGTCATTCACGAGTTTTGTTCAT ATTTGAGTGAATGGTCACCATGGTCCCGATGTTCCCGAACATGTAACAATGGAACAATGACGAGAAACAGAACATGCCATACTCCAGCTTCTCTCACCGCTACTTGCCAAGAAAATATAACTGAGAGTCAGACATGCCTAACGTCATTGGAATGTCCAG TGGATGGTCAATGGTCTTTGTGGTCGACATGGAGCAACTGTTCCGTGTTCTGTGGTGACGGCGTGGTGACCCGAAACCGATCATGTTCCAATCCAAGTCCACTTAATGGAGGGAGAGTTTGCCCGGGACAagacattttaacaaaaccatGCAACTTGCGGCCTTGTATTAAAT ATGACTGCAGCGATGTATTAAAACTGGGTTTGTCACGTGGTTCGGGTGTGTACAGAATCACGCTCTGGAACACGGACAAGGAAGTGGATGTTTACTGCGATATGGATACCGATGGTGGTGGGTGGACG GTGTTTCAAAGACGCTTGGATGGGTCTGTTGACTTCAACAGGAGATTTGTGGAGTACGAGCAGGGTTTTGGCTCACTGGATGGTGAATTTTGGATGG GTCTTGGTCTTCTTCACTCCGTTACAAGCCGGGCTAACATGACCTTACGTATGGACGTGAGTTTACCAAACGGAACTACTGGATTTGACGAGTACTCGGGGTTTTATATTTCTCCACCAGACCAATACAACTTCAATGTTGACAGGAGGATCAACTCAGCAGGAA TGTCCGGTTCCTATCTTCTCTCCGACATCGGTGATGATAGGGATTTCAACCATCAACCGTTTTCAACATACGATAGGGACGTGGACAAGTGGTTGTCTGGCAACTGTGCCCGAAACTATGGAGGAGGCTGGTGGTACAATTACTGCACGTACAGTAACCTGAATGCACAGTACAATAGTGGCGGGTTTTATTACTATTCCTTCCAAAGATACACAACGTTGAAGACGTCAGCTATAATGCTACGATTGAGTAATTAA